A genomic region of Gossypium hirsutum isolate 1008001.06 chromosome D01, Gossypium_hirsutum_v2.1, whole genome shotgun sequence contains the following coding sequences:
- the LOC107944456 gene encoding pathogen-related protein: MATVPAGRDKYRSFLDDEADSVQWRHGGPPTYDVVNQLFEQGRTKEWEEGSLEETVQNAIKTWEMELSHKVRLQDFKSINHEKFNLIVNGREGLKGEEALKMGSYNALLKNSLPKEFQYYKADEESFESSHEAFRSAFPRGFAWEVIHVYSGPPLIAFKFRHWGIFEGPFKGHAPTGEKVEFYGIATVKVDEGLKVEEVEVYYDPAQLFGGLLKGAPISISSSPTQDASACPFHSRS, translated from the exons ATGGCCACAGTTCCAGCAGGAAGAGATAAGTACAGGTCATTCCTAGATGATGAAGCAGATAGTGTTCAATGGCGACACGGTGGCCCTCCTACATACGATGTGGTCAATCAGCTCTTCGAACAAGGCCGTACCAag GAATGGGAAGAAGGATCACTTGAAGAAACAGTGCAAAATGCTATAAAGACATGGGAGATGGAACTCTCCCACAAGGTTCGATTGCAAGACTTCAAGTCCATCAACCATGAAAAATTCAACCTCATCGTTAATG GGAGAGAAGGATTAAAAGGAGAAGAAGCACTAAAGATGGGGAGTTACAATGCATTATTGAAGAATTCACTTCCAAAAGAGTTTCAATATTACAAAGCAGATGAAGAGAGCTTTGAATCGTCACATGAAGCATTTCGTTCAGCTTTTCCACGTGGATTTGCATGGGAAGTCATCCATGTTTATTCTGGACCTCCTTTGATTGCTTTCAAGTTCAGGCATTGGGGTATTTTTGAGGGTCCGTTTAAAGGACATGCCCCTACTGGTGAAAAGGTTGAATTTTATGGGATAGCAACTGTTAAG GTTGATGAAGGATTGAAGGTAGAGGAAGTGGAGGTATACTATGACCCAGCTCAGCTATTTGGTGGCCTATTGAAAGGTGCCCCCATCTCCATTTCTTCTTCACCAACTCAGGATGCTTCTGCCTGCCCTTTCCATTCCCGTTCTTAA